One Rosa chinensis cultivar Old Blush chromosome 3, RchiOBHm-V2, whole genome shotgun sequence DNA window includes the following coding sequences:
- the LOC112194450 gene encoding transcription factor MYB106 — translation MGRQSNAVASPGIRRGPWTPQEDKKLFAFVQQHVHGSWRSLPQKAGLQRCGKSCRLRWRNYLNPDIKRGNFSLQEDQTIILLHALLGNRWSTIAAQLPKRTDNEIKNYWNTHLKKRLAKIGFDPVTHKPKTAILASADGGDPKKLSNLSHIAQWETARLQAEARFSRQSKLLISHDQPPRFGPVPAPQCLDMNERAREIRLLLKSILAADSGAQLGGGIGSTATHVGQEVGSFGKVDVEGLLTNCDQFEAPRTSTSVLGFDEVFGESGTNNDYGELLEALLQHNHNNTGFEVGDTWTLEQRETVMMSEPGTTYIWNNNNYNVLTGHPSGI, via the exons ATGGGAAGGCAATCTAATGCTGTTGCATCTCCTGGAATAAGGAGAGGTCCATGGACTCCTCAGGAGGACAAGAAGCTCTTTGCTTTCGTTCAACAACATGTCCATGGAAGCTGGCGTTCCTTACCCCAGAAAGCTG GTCTCCAAAGATGTGGAAAGAGCTGCAGGCTAAGATGGAGAAACTATCTAAACCCTGACATTAAGAGAGGAAATTTCAGTTTGCAGGAAGACCAGACCATCATTCTACTTCATGCACTTTTGGGCAACAG GTGGTCCACCATAGCTGCACAGTTACCAAAGAGAACAGACAATGAGATAAAGAACTACTGGAACACACATCTAAAGAAGAGGTTAGCCAAGATAGGGTTTGATCCTGTAACCCACAAGCCCAAGACCGCCATCCTCGCCTCTGCTGATGGTGGCGACCCGAAGAAGCTCTCAAACCTCAGCCACATAGCTCAGTGGGAAACTGCTCGGCTTCAAGCAGAAGCTAGATTCTCCAGACAGTCAAAACTACTCATCAGTCATGACCAACCTCCTAGATTTGGACCCGTGCCTGCACCACAATGCCTTGACATGAATGAAAGAGCACGAGAAATTCGATTACTGTTAAAGTCAATATTAGCTGCAGACAGTGGTGCCCAATTAGGTGGTGGTATTGGTAGTACAGCCACCCACGTTGGGCAGGAGGTTGGTTCATTTGGTAAAGTTGATGTTGAGGGCTTGCTTACTAATTGTGATCAGTTTGAGGCTCCAAGAACCAGTACATCAGTTCTGGGTTTTGATGAAGTTTTTGGGGAGTCCGGTACTAATAATGACTACGGTGAACTGTTGGAGGCATTACTACAGCACAACCATAACAATActggatttgaagttggggatACTTGGACTTTGGAACAACGTGAAACAGTAATGATGAGCGAGCCGGGAACAACGTACATTTGGAATAATAACAATTATAATGTCCTTACCGGCCACCCGTCTGGAATATAA